One genomic segment of Danio rerio strain Tuebingen ecotype United States chromosome 11, GRCz12tu, whole genome shotgun sequence includes these proteins:
- the rpgrb gene encoding retinitis pigmentosa GTPase regulator b isoform 1 (isoform 1 is encoded by transcript variant 1): protein MAGETEDEIPESGAVFTFGKSKFADNAPSKFWLKNDVPLRISCGDEHTALVTENGKLFMFGSNNWGQLGLGTKTTVNKPTCVKALKSERVKLTACGRTHTLVFTSRGNLYACGGNNEGQLGLGDCNDRTSFHLVEFFNKQGPIKMLAAGSNTSAALTQDGRLYMWGDNSEGQIGLGKESNALTPQEVSVGKRVFWVSCGYYHSAFVTVDGALYTFGEKDSGKLGLSTEKLANHKVPQQVTDIPDRVVQVACGGGHTVALTENEVYSFGLGQFGQLGHGTFIFESRLPRVVEHFRKGRVKHAACGENHTALITDNGLLYTFGDGRHGKLGLGEENFTNQFKPTLCPRFLDYHVHSVTCGGCHMLVLAKPRTERPDDLILEEDDVTEDYLEKSYTELLGDTHSQTTLNRSLSARVRRRERERSPDQFGQMFRTLPALSGNQSASLSVPSQIRPSSKQLGKIPHNSLKTPGIRAKSFDDRSSVEDSESVKDLGETTDLLNLTHIMKMDPSDNTLTLSPMEKKKVKVVKEHGKEKGKPRDEPTPYSKRAELLSRKALPTELLRSSSGSSVVGDSRGLGTPHKSPKRRGHDKENVLIALEGRKPGSKTGKGMDKSRAGSKSLKLKHTELMESSDKVKKQSTEKTQQNQEVEVQRSKGTSKPTQEGTGKAKAKDHQLEVKSQLQNVAGKEKGVKSKPIIIVEQHIDQDLTSKNSKEVLPKVQKVKGDTKIAETENKSFVPQSKKSGSEKDLKSSKTTKEISTTSHPTSGKDTSAKTKKSRAEQRQVEDKLKKTKMVPTVVSEAASVSESALESEENQMKDNPLTKVTSLLQGMGMGGSALLVGEAVASQLLSQSTPQEMPKPLSRQRTLSDVSSLSESYDVSGQEEAREAERTAVTINVKADPDTSDRDTERSRSESKTDAHSEMGTYNRKEEESDEEESEGSVNERDETEDVEESDGLGNRRDKSEEVEDSDSKTHDKVGENDDDSEGDEDDDTMIKDSSEEEESEEEKTVNDTVTKASSENEEREEEEKSNDSEVNDTMTKHSSEDEEKEKEEKSSDSSNASSEDEEEEEKNGDSAKASSEDEEEEEKSGSSVKASSEDEEEEEENGDSFKASSKEESGDSANASNVNSEEEEQKSKSEATDDLESEEEEDNEDNEEEKSETSASTEDESNDDEDKSETSQEEESGEESEGNSESRSERSEEDDEDEESEKEESEVESEAEEDETGENTSEEDDEEQESSSEDEEKSESEAEGEEEESEGDQEDESDEETSDKDEEEEESENEEEEEEESKVEEEEEESNEEEENEEEEAEEEEPGEDTEEAEDEEGEEEDTQEEEQENGDDEEEEEEEEEEKEKTKTKREKASSRLQKDAAKPKPSVKTHKPKAKQARAQSDQSDDESHESKQFWDDVLPQYLNLK, encoded by the exons ATGGCTGGAGAAACAGAAGATGAAATCCCCG agtCCGGAGCTGTCTTCACTTTTGGAAAGAGTAAATTTGCAGACAACGCCCCTAGTAAATTCTGGTTAAAAAATGATGTACCTTTGCGAATTTCCTGTGGAGATGAGCACACAGCACTAGTCACAG agaaTGGGAAGCTGTTTATGTTTGGCAGCAATAACTGGGGACAGCTGGGCCTCGGAACAAAGACCACTGTGAATAAACCCACTTGTGTAAAAG CTCTGAAGTCAGAGAGGGTGAAGCTCACAGCCTGTGGAAGAACTCACACACTTGTTTTTACAT CTCGTGGTAACCTGTATGCCTGTGGAGGGAATAATGAAGGACAGCTCGGCCTTGGCGACTGTAATGACAGAACATCCTTTCACCTGGTCGAATTCTTCAACAAACAAGGACCAATCAAAATGCTCGCTGCTGGTTCCAATACATCTGCTGCCTTGACAC AGGACGGTAGGCTCTACATGTGGGGTGATAACTCTGAGGGCCAGATTGGATTGGGAAAAGAAAGTAATGCACTGACTCCTCAGGAGGTTTCTGTGGGGAAACGAGTCTTCTGGGTGTCCTGTGGATATTATCATTCTGCCTTTGTTACCG TGGACGGGGCCTTGTACACTTTTGGTGAAAAAGACAGTGGGAAGCTGGGCTTATCGACAGAGAAGCTGGCCAATCATAAAGTGCCTCAACAGGTGACTGACATCCCTGATAGGGTGGTCCAGGTGGCCTGTGGAGGAGGGCACACGGTGGCGCTTACAG AGAATGAGGTGTATTCTTTTGGCCTGGGTCAGTTTGGACAACTCGGTCACGGCACCTTCATATTCGAGTCTCGCTTGCCCAGAGTGGTTGAGCATTTCAGGAAGGGCAGAGTTAAACATGCGGCATGTGGAGAGAACCATACTGCGCTGATTACAG ACAATGGCCTTTTGTACACTTTTGGTGATGGTCGGCATGGAAAACTGGGGCTTGGAGAGGAAAACTTCACCAACCAGTTCAAACCAACGTTGTGTCCGAGATTTCTTGACTACCACGTACATTCT GTTACTTGTGGTGGGTGTCACATGCTTGTTTTGGCAAAGCCCAGAACTGAAAGACCAGATGACTTAATCTTAGAGGAGGATGACGTCACTGAAGACTACCTTGAGAAGTCTTATACTGAATTACTGGGGGACACACACAGTCAGACCACCCTAAACAGGAGTCTCTCAGCTCGGGTCAGACGCAGAGAAAGG GAACGTTCACCAGATCAGTTTGGACAGATGTTTCGAACACTTCCAGCACTGAGTGGGAATCAGAGTGCATCTCTATCTGTTCCCAGCCAGATACGTCCCTCCAGCAAGCAACTTGGAAAGATTCCTCACAATAGCCTTAAAA CTCCTGGAATTAGAGCGAAGTCTTTTGATGACAGAAGCAGTGTGGAGGATAGCGAGAGTGTAAAAGACCTTGGAGAAACCACTGACTTATTAAACCTG ACTCACATAATGAAGATGGACCCTAGCGATAATACACTTACATTGTCTCCCATGGAGAAG AAGAAGGTTAAAGTTGTGAAAGAACACGGTAAGGAGAAGGGGAAGCCAAGGGATGAACCCACCCCTTATAGTAAGAGGGCGGAGCTTTTATCTCGCAAAGCTCTGCCCACTGAGTTACTTAGAAGCTCGAGTGGTAGCTCAGTAGTCGGGGACAGCCGTGGGTTAGGGACACCCCACAAGAGTCCTAAAAGACGTGGTCATGATAAGGAAAATGTACTTATTGCTTTGGAGGGGAGAAAGCCTGGAAGCAAAACTGGAAAGGGAATGGACAAAAGCAGAGCTGGATCCAAATCCTTAAAACTTAAACACACAGAACTGATGGAGTCATCAGATAAAGTGAAAAAACAATCAACTGAAAAAACGCAACAAAATCAAGAAGTAGAAGTCCAAAGGTCCAAAGGAACCTCAAAACCAACCCAAGAGGGAACAGGTAAAGCAAAAGCCAAAGATCACCAGTTGGAAGTCAAAAGCCAGCTGCAAAATGTTGCAGGGAAAGAAAAAGGAGTAAAAAGTAAACCCATAATTATTGTTGAACAACATATCGACCAAGACTTAACAAGTAAGAACTCAAAAGAGGTTTTACCAAAAGTTCAGAAAGTGAAAGGTGACACTAAGATAGCCGAgactgaaaacaaaagttttgtccCACAGAGCAAAAAGTCTGGATCTGAAAAAGACTTAAAAAGTAGCAAGACAACAAAAGAGATCTCCACTACTTCACATCCAACTTCCGGTAAAGATACTTCAGCAAAGACAAAGAAATCGAGAGCAGAACAACGCCAAGTAGAAGAcaaattaaaaaagacaaaaatggtGCCTACTGTTGTCTCAGAGGCAGCTTCTGTATCTGAGTCTGCATTAGAATCAGAGGAAAATCAAATGAAGGACAATCCTCTCACCAAGGTGACTTCTTTACTCCAAGGTATGGGAATGGGAGGCTCTGCTCTTTTAGTTGGAGAAGCAGTGGCCAGTCAGTTACTTTCCCAGTCCACACCTCAAGAGATGCCAAAACCCCTTTCAAGACAGAGAACCCTTTCTGATGTTTCATCCCTGAGTGAATCCTATGACGTTTCAGGGCAAGAGGAGGCAAGAGAGGCCGAGAGGACGGCTGTCACCATCAACGTTAAGGCAGATCCAGATACTTCAGATAGGGACACGGAAAGAAGCAGATCTGAGTCCAAAACCGACGCTCATTCTGAGATGGGAACATATAATAGAAAGGAAGAGGAATCAGATGAGGAGGAAAGTGAGGGTTCAGTAAACGAAAGAGATGAAACTGAAGATGTGGAGGAAAGTGATGGACTGGGGAACAGAAGGGATAAAAGTGAAGAAGTAGAAGATAGTGATAGCAAGACACATGACAAAGTAGGGGAAAATGATGATGATTCTgagggtgatgaagatgatgatacaATGATCAAAGATTCTAGTGAGGAAGAGGAAAGTGAAGAGGAGAAGACAGTTAATGATACAGTGACCAAAGCTTCTAGTGAGAATGAGGAACGTGAGGAAGAGGAGAAAAGTAACGATTCTGAGGTTAATGATACAATGACCAAACATTCTAGTGAGGatgaagagaaagaaaaagaggagaAAAGTAGTGACTCTTCCAATGCTTCTAGTGAGgatgaagaagaagaggaaaaaaaTGGTGATTCTGCCAAAGCTTCTAGTGAAgatgaagaagaggaggagaaaagTGGTAGTTCTGTCAAAGCTTCTAgtgaagatgaagaagaagaggaggagaatgGTGATTCTTTCAAAGCTTCTAGCAAGGAAGAAAGTGGTGATTCTGCTAACGCCTCTAATGTGAACAGTGAGGAAGAGGAGCAGAAAAGTAAAAGTGAGGCAACTGATGATTTAGAGAGTGAGGAGGAAGAGGACAATGAAGataatgaagaagaaaaaagtgaGACAAGTGCAAGTACTGAAGATGAGAGCAATGATGATGAGGACAAAAGCGAAACAAGTCAAGAGGAGGAGAGTGGAGAAGAATCTGAAGGAAACTCAGAGAGCAGAAGTGAGAGGTCTgaggaagatgatgaagatgaggagtCGGAGAAGGAAGAAAGTGAGGTGGAAAGTGAAGCAGAGGAAGATGAAACTGGGGAAAATACTAGTGAAGAAGACGATGAGGAGCAGGAAAGTTCATCTGAAGATGAAGAGAAGAGTGAAAGTGAAGCTGAGGGGGAAGAAGAGGAGAGTGAAGGAGACCAAGAGGATGAAAGTGATGAGGAAACAAGTGATAAAGATGAGGAAGAAGAGGAGAGTGAAAAtgaagaggaagaagaggaggagagcaaagttgaagaggaggaggaagaaagtAATGAGGAGGAAGAAAATGAAGAAGAGGAAGCAGAGGAGGAAGAGCCTGGAGAGGATACAGAAGAAGCAGAGGATGAGGAGGGAGAAGAGGAGGACACACAAGAAGAAGAGCAAGAAAATGgcgatgatgaagaggaggaggaggaggaggaggaagaaaaagaaaagaccaaaacaaaacgTGAAAAAGCCTCTAGCAGACTCCAAAAGGACGCCGCCAAACCAAAGCCAAGTGTGAAAACTCACAAACCAAAAGCCAAACAAGCCCGTGCACAAAGCGACCAATCAGATGACGAGTCCCATGAGTCTAAGCAGTTTTGGGATGATGTTTTACCTCAATACCTTAATTTAAAATAA
- the dynlt3 gene encoding dynein light chain Tctex-type 3, giving the protein MEEYHSGDEVSFNPDDASNVVKECIEGIIGGVDYSQNKVNQWTASIVEHSLTQLVKQGKPFKYIVNCAVMQKSGAGLHTANSCYWDTTTDGSCTVRWENRTMYCVVSVFAVAIAL; this is encoded by the exons ATGGAGGAGTATCATTCTGGAGATGAA GTTTCTTTCAACCCAGATGATGCAAGTAATGTTGTAAAGGAG TGCATCGAGGGGATTATTGGTGGTGTGGACTACAGCCAGAACAAAGTCAACCAGTGGACGGCCAGCATAGTCGAGCACTCTCTCACTCAGTTAGTCAAACAAGGCAAACCCTTCAAATACATTG TCAACTGTGCTGTGATGCAGAAAAGCGGCGCAGGTCTTCACACAGCCAACTCTTGTTATTGGGACACTACCACTGACG gaaGTTGCACAGTGAGGTGGGAGAACCGGACTATGTATTGCGTCGTCAGTGTGTTTGCAGTGGCCATTGCACTATGA
- the rpgrb gene encoding retinitis pigmentosa GTPase regulator b isoform X2, translating into MHMYESGAVFTFGKSKFADNAPSKFWLKNDVPLRISCGDEHTALVTENGKLFMFGSNNWGQLGLGTKTTVNKPTCVKALKSERVKLTACGRTHTLVFTSRGNLYACGGNNEGQLGLGDCNDRTSFHLVEFFNKQGPIKMLAAGSNTSAALTQDGRLYMWGDNSEGQIGLGKESNALTPQEVSVGKRVFWVSCGYYHSAFVTVDGALYTFGEKDSGKLGLSTEKLANHKVPQQVTDIPDRVVQVACGGGHTVALTENEVYSFGLGQFGQLGHGTFIFESRLPRVVEHFRKGRVKHAACGENHTALITDNGLLYTFGDGRHGKLGLGEENFTNQFKPTLCPRFLDYHVHSVTCGGCHMLVLAKPRTERPDDLILEEDDVTEDYLEKSYTELLGDTHSQTTLNRSLSARVRRRERERSPDQFGQMFRTLPALSGNQSASLSVPSQIRPSSKQLGKIPHNSLKTPGIRAKSFDDRSSVEDSESVKDLGETTDLLNLTHIMKMDPSDNTLTLSPMEKSLQFQTDEMRNGEAEEHEEYLDDEEEEEDEEEEEEEEEHPRGKEEEKCEEREDIADKMRKETEEQEQNTTDPDVQKKQIIEEESVPDGPMKVNSVDSDPAALKKEETWSERNEVTDDKLKTIFGSKNRLSLFKRSSTKGSQPESGTSGKPASGAPQISETRDPESSSSETQTAGQTKTSSRSRSATCSLL; encoded by the exons ATGCATATGTACG agtCCGGAGCTGTCTTCACTTTTGGAAAGAGTAAATTTGCAGACAACGCCCCTAGTAAATTCTGGTTAAAAAATGATGTACCTTTGCGAATTTCCTGTGGAGATGAGCACACAGCACTAGTCACAG agaaTGGGAAGCTGTTTATGTTTGGCAGCAATAACTGGGGACAGCTGGGCCTCGGAACAAAGACCACTGTGAATAAACCCACTTGTGTAAAAG CTCTGAAGTCAGAGAGGGTGAAGCTCACAGCCTGTGGAAGAACTCACACACTTGTTTTTACAT CTCGTGGTAACCTGTATGCCTGTGGAGGGAATAATGAAGGACAGCTCGGCCTTGGCGACTGTAATGACAGAACATCCTTTCACCTGGTCGAATTCTTCAACAAACAAGGACCAATCAAAATGCTCGCTGCTGGTTCCAATACATCTGCTGCCTTGACAC AGGACGGTAGGCTCTACATGTGGGGTGATAACTCTGAGGGCCAGATTGGATTGGGAAAAGAAAGTAATGCACTGACTCCTCAGGAGGTTTCTGTGGGGAAACGAGTCTTCTGGGTGTCCTGTGGATATTATCATTCTGCCTTTGTTACCG TGGACGGGGCCTTGTACACTTTTGGTGAAAAAGACAGTGGGAAGCTGGGCTTATCGACAGAGAAGCTGGCCAATCATAAAGTGCCTCAACAGGTGACTGACATCCCTGATAGGGTGGTCCAGGTGGCCTGTGGAGGAGGGCACACGGTGGCGCTTACAG AGAATGAGGTGTATTCTTTTGGCCTGGGTCAGTTTGGACAACTCGGTCACGGCACCTTCATATTCGAGTCTCGCTTGCCCAGAGTGGTTGAGCATTTCAGGAAGGGCAGAGTTAAACATGCGGCATGTGGAGAGAACCATACTGCGCTGATTACAG ACAATGGCCTTTTGTACACTTTTGGTGATGGTCGGCATGGAAAACTGGGGCTTGGAGAGGAAAACTTCACCAACCAGTTCAAACCAACGTTGTGTCCGAGATTTCTTGACTACCACGTACATTCT GTTACTTGTGGTGGGTGTCACATGCTTGTTTTGGCAAAGCCCAGAACTGAAAGACCAGATGACTTAATCTTAGAGGAGGATGACGTCACTGAAGACTACCTTGAGAAGTCTTATACTGAATTACTGGGGGACACACACAGTCAGACCACCCTAAACAGGAGTCTCTCAGCTCGGGTCAGACGCAGAGAAAGG GAACGTTCACCAGATCAGTTTGGACAGATGTTTCGAACACTTCCAGCACTGAGTGGGAATCAGAGTGCATCTCTATCTGTTCCCAGCCAGATACGTCCCTCCAGCAAGCAACTTGGAAAGATTCCTCACAATAGCCTTAAAA CTCCTGGAATTAGAGCGAAGTCTTTTGATGACAGAAGCAGTGTGGAGGATAGCGAGAGTGTAAAAGACCTTGGAGAAACCACTGACTTATTAAACCTG ACTCACATAATGAAGATGGACCCTAGCGATAATACACTTACATTGTCTCCCATGGAGAAG TCTCTACAGTTCCAGACAGATGAGATGAGGAATGGAGAAGCAGAAGAACATGAAGAATATTtagatgatgaggaggaggaagaagatgaagaggaggaagaagaagaggaagagcacCCAAGGGGAAAAGAGGAGGAAAAGTGTGAAGAGAGGGAAGATATTGCAGACAAGATGAGAAAAGAGACTGAAGAGCAGGAGCAAAACACTACAGATCCAGATGTACAG AAAAAGCAGATTATAGAAGAAGAATCTGTCCCTGATGGACCAATGAAAg TGAATTCTGTAGATTCTGACCCTGCTGCCCTTAAGAAGGAGGAGACGTGGTCTGAGAGAAATGAAGTTACGGACGACAaactaaaaaccatttttggcTCTAAAAACAGG CTTTCTCTTTTCAAAAGGTCTTCCACCAAAGGCAGTCAGCCAGAGAGCGGCACATCAGGCAAACCAGCATCTGGTGCTCCTCAAATCTCAGAGACTCGAGATCCAGAGAGTTCTAGCAGTGAAACACAGACAGCAGGCCAAACAAAAACATCCAGTCGATCACGCTCAGCCACTTGCAGTCTGCTTTGA
- the rpgrb gene encoding retinitis pigmentosa GTPase regulator b isoform 2 (isoform 2 is encoded by transcript variant 2), which yields MAGETEDEIPESGAVFTFGKSKFADNAPSKFWLKNDVPLRISCGDEHTALVTENGKLFMFGSNNWGQLGLGTKTTVNKPTCVKALKSERVKLTACGRTHTLVFTSRGNLYACGGNNEGQLGLGDCNDRTSFHLVEFFNKQGPIKMLAAGSNTSAALTQDGRLYMWGDNSEGQIGLGKESNALTPQEVSVGKRVFWVSCGYYHSAFVTVDGALYTFGEKDSGKLGLSTEKLANHKVPQQVTDIPDRVVQVACGGGHTVALTENEVYSFGLGQFGQLGHGTFIFESRLPRVVEHFRKGRVKHAACGENHTALITDNGLLYTFGDGRHGKLGLGEENFTNQFKPTLCPRFLDYHVHSVTCGGCHMLVLAKPRTERPDDLILEEDDVTEDYLEKSYTELLGDTHSQTTLNRSLSARVRRRERERSPDQFGQMFRTLPALSGNQSASLSVPSQIRPSSKQLGKIPHNSLKTPGIRAKSFDDRSSVEDSESVKDLGETTDLLNLTHIMKMDPSDNTLTLSPMEKSLQFQTDEMRNGEAEEHEEYLDDEEEEEDEEEEEEEEEHPRGKEEEKCEEREDIADKMRKETEEQEQNTTDPDVQKKQIIEEESVPDGPMKVNSVDSDPAALKKEETWSERNEVTDDKLKTIFGSKNRLSLFKRSSTKGSQPESGTSGKPASGAPQISETRDPESSSSETQTAGQTKTSSRSRSATCSLL from the exons ATGGCTGGAGAAACAGAAGATGAAATCCCCG agtCCGGAGCTGTCTTCACTTTTGGAAAGAGTAAATTTGCAGACAACGCCCCTAGTAAATTCTGGTTAAAAAATGATGTACCTTTGCGAATTTCCTGTGGAGATGAGCACACAGCACTAGTCACAG agaaTGGGAAGCTGTTTATGTTTGGCAGCAATAACTGGGGACAGCTGGGCCTCGGAACAAAGACCACTGTGAATAAACCCACTTGTGTAAAAG CTCTGAAGTCAGAGAGGGTGAAGCTCACAGCCTGTGGAAGAACTCACACACTTGTTTTTACAT CTCGTGGTAACCTGTATGCCTGTGGAGGGAATAATGAAGGACAGCTCGGCCTTGGCGACTGTAATGACAGAACATCCTTTCACCTGGTCGAATTCTTCAACAAACAAGGACCAATCAAAATGCTCGCTGCTGGTTCCAATACATCTGCTGCCTTGACAC AGGACGGTAGGCTCTACATGTGGGGTGATAACTCTGAGGGCCAGATTGGATTGGGAAAAGAAAGTAATGCACTGACTCCTCAGGAGGTTTCTGTGGGGAAACGAGTCTTCTGGGTGTCCTGTGGATATTATCATTCTGCCTTTGTTACCG TGGACGGGGCCTTGTACACTTTTGGTGAAAAAGACAGTGGGAAGCTGGGCTTATCGACAGAGAAGCTGGCCAATCATAAAGTGCCTCAACAGGTGACTGACATCCCTGATAGGGTGGTCCAGGTGGCCTGTGGAGGAGGGCACACGGTGGCGCTTACAG AGAATGAGGTGTATTCTTTTGGCCTGGGTCAGTTTGGACAACTCGGTCACGGCACCTTCATATTCGAGTCTCGCTTGCCCAGAGTGGTTGAGCATTTCAGGAAGGGCAGAGTTAAACATGCGGCATGTGGAGAGAACCATACTGCGCTGATTACAG ACAATGGCCTTTTGTACACTTTTGGTGATGGTCGGCATGGAAAACTGGGGCTTGGAGAGGAAAACTTCACCAACCAGTTCAAACCAACGTTGTGTCCGAGATTTCTTGACTACCACGTACATTCT GTTACTTGTGGTGGGTGTCACATGCTTGTTTTGGCAAAGCCCAGAACTGAAAGACCAGATGACTTAATCTTAGAGGAGGATGACGTCACTGAAGACTACCTTGAGAAGTCTTATACTGAATTACTGGGGGACACACACAGTCAGACCACCCTAAACAGGAGTCTCTCAGCTCGGGTCAGACGCAGAGAAAGG GAACGTTCACCAGATCAGTTTGGACAGATGTTTCGAACACTTCCAGCACTGAGTGGGAATCAGAGTGCATCTCTATCTGTTCCCAGCCAGATACGTCCCTCCAGCAAGCAACTTGGAAAGATTCCTCACAATAGCCTTAAAA CTCCTGGAATTAGAGCGAAGTCTTTTGATGACAGAAGCAGTGTGGAGGATAGCGAGAGTGTAAAAGACCTTGGAGAAACCACTGACTTATTAAACCTG ACTCACATAATGAAGATGGACCCTAGCGATAATACACTTACATTGTCTCCCATGGAGAAG TCTCTACAGTTCCAGACAGATGAGATGAGGAATGGAGAAGCAGAAGAACATGAAGAATATTtagatgatgaggaggaggaagaagatgaagaggaggaagaagaagaggaagagcacCCAAGGGGAAAAGAGGAGGAAAAGTGTGAAGAGAGGGAAGATATTGCAGACAAGATGAGAAAAGAGACTGAAGAGCAGGAGCAAAACACTACAGATCCAGATGTACAG AAAAAGCAGATTATAGAAGAAGAATCTGTCCCTGATGGACCAATGAAAg TGAATTCTGTAGATTCTGACCCTGCTGCCCTTAAGAAGGAGGAGACGTGGTCTGAGAGAAATGAAGTTACGGACGACAaactaaaaaccatttttggcTCTAAAAACAGG CTTTCTCTTTTCAAAAGGTCTTCCACCAAAGGCAGTCAGCCAGAGAGCGGCACATCAGGCAAACCAGCATCTGGTGCTCCTCAAATCTCAGAGACTCGAGATCCAGAGAGTTCTAGCAGTGAAACACAGACAGCAGGCCAAACAAAAACATCCAGTCGATCACGCTCAGCCACTTGCAGTCTGCTTTGA
- the plekha3 gene encoding pleckstrin homology domain-containing family A member 3 isoform X1: protein MPIQPQPRWQPRWFVLDNGIISYYDSQDDVCKGSKGSIKMSVCEIKVHPTDNTRLELIIPGEQHFYVKAVNAAERQKWLVALGSSKAGLIDTRTKKERELTETTESLKTKMSELRLYCDLLMQQVHTIQESVEQHEEPAVANTETRNEASSLLSATCETFIKTLEECMKIANSKFKTDMLQSSPSDSIMSPVSPSPVQMSRMKRSISHPGTYNYERSSLPKDCVAFQKSSQRRTRTCSDTEAHSDRGPDDIERLMFHRANINGDSTPSIPEEVGTSTKFLSETDTPESDLSL, encoded by the exons atgcccatccagccgcaaccca GATGGCAGCCAAGGTGGTTTGTGCTGGACAATGGCATTATTTCCTATTATGATTCACAAGATGACGTGTGCAAAGGAAGCAAAGGCAGTATTAAGATGTCAGTGTGTGAAATTAAAG TTCACCCGACTGACAACACGCGTCTGGAGCTCATCATACCAGGAGAGCAGCATTTTTATGTGAAGGCTGTAAATGCAGCCGAGAGGCAGAAGTGGCTGGTGGCTCTGGGAAGCTCCAAAGCCGGACTCATTGACACTCGAACCAAAAAAGAAAGGG AGTTAACAGAAACCACAGAATCACTGAAAACCAAGATGTCGGAGCTGCGTCTGTACTGTGACTTACTAATGCAGCAAGTACACACTATTCAGGAGTCAGTCGAACAGCACGAAGAGCCGGCGGTGGCCAACACTGAG ACAAGGAACGAGGCGTCCTCATTACTAAGTGCCACCTGTGAAACCTTCATCAAAACACTGGAAGAATGTATGAAGATCGCCAACTCTAAGTTCAAGACTGACATGTTGCAGTCCAGTCCATCTGATTCCATAATGTCTCCTGTGTCCCCATCTCCTGTCCAGATGTCTCGG ATGAAGCGTTCGATCAGCCATCCTGGCACCTACAATTATGAAAG GTCGAGTTTGCCAAAAGACTGTGTGGCGTTCCAGAAATCCAGTCAGAGGAGGACGAGGACATGCTCCGATACTGAAGCTCACAGCGACAGAGGACCTGACGACATAGAGC GCttgatgtttcacagagcaaaCATCAACGGTGACTCCACTCCGAGTATCCCAGAAGAGGTTGGAACAAGCACAAAGTTCCTGTCGGAAACTGACACTCCGGAATCTGACCTTTCCCTCTGA
- the plekha3 gene encoding pleckstrin homology domain-containing family A member 3 (The RefSeq protein has 1 substitution compared to this genomic sequence) translates to MEGVLYKWTNYMTGWQPRWFVLDNGIISYYDSQDDVCKGSKGSIKMPVCEIKVHPTDNTRLELIIPGEQHFYVKAVNAAERQKWLVALGSSKAGLIDTRTKKERELTETTESLKTKMSELRLYCDLLMQQVHTIQESVEQHEEPAVANTETRNEASSLLSATCETFIKTLEECMKIANSKFKTDMLQSSPSDSIMSPVSPSPVQMSRMKRSISHPGTYNYERSSLPKDCVAFQKSSQRRTRTCSDTEAHSDRGPDDIERLMFHRANINGDSTPSIPEEVGTSTKFLSETDTPESDLSL, encoded by the exons ATGGAAGGAGTCCTTTATAAATGGACAAACTATATGACAG GATGGCAGCCAAGGTGGTTTGTGCTGGACAATGGCATTATTTCCTATTATGATTCACAAGATGACGTGTGCAAAGGAAGCAAAGGCAGTATTAAGATGTCAGTGTGTGAAATTAAAG TTCACCCGACTGACAACACGCGTCTGGAGCTCATCATACCAGGAGAGCAGCATTTTTATGTGAAGGCTGTAAATGCAGCCGAGAGGCAGAAGTGGCTGGTGGCTCTGGGAAGCTCCAAAGCCGGACTCATTGACACTCGAACCAAAAAAGAAAGGG AGTTAACAGAAACCACAGAATCACTGAAAACCAAGATGTCGGAGCTGCGTCTGTACTGTGACTTACTAATGCAGCAAGTACACACTATTCAGGAGTCAGTCGAACAGCACGAAGAGCCGGCGGTGGCCAACACTGAG ACAAGGAACGAGGCGTCCTCATTACTAAGTGCCACCTGTGAAACCTTCATCAAAACACTGGAAGAATGTATGAAGATCGCCAACTCTAAGTTCAAGACTGACATGTTGCAGTCCAGTCCATCTGATTCCATAATGTCTCCTGTGTCCCCATCTCCTGTCCAGATGTCTCGG ATGAAGCGTTCGATCAGCCATCCTGGCACCTACAATTATGAAAG GTCGAGTTTGCCAAAAGACTGTGTGGCGTTCCAGAAATCCAGTCAGAGGAGGACGAGGACATGCTCCGATACTGAAGCTCACAGCGACAGAGGACCTGACGACATAGAGC GCttgatgtttcacagagcaaaCATCAACGGTGACTCCACTCCGAGTATCCCAGAAGAGGTTGGAACAAGCACAAAGTTCCTGTCGGAAACTGACACTCCGGAATCTGACCTTTCCCTCTGA